In Rubrobacter radiotolerans DSM 5868, a genomic segment contains:
- a CDS encoding response regulator transcription factor: protein MVPGTKVLLVEDDPSILRLLQLELEHRELVVRCAGDGVEGLEAYEEFRPEVVVLDIMLPKLSGTEVLKEVRRRGEVTPVIMLTARDSVSDKVGSLSLGADDYLTKPFDLEELLARIEAVMRRARSEDILRVHDLEVDRAAREARRGSRRLGLTAREYDLLEFLARNRRRVFSREAILQHVWGQDFAAGTNVVDVYIGYLRKKVDGGPGDSKLIHTVRGVGYTLREG, encoded by the coding sequence ATAGTCCCCGGCACGAAGGTACTCCTCGTCGAAGACGACCCGTCCATCCTGCGCCTGCTGCAACTGGAGCTGGAGCACCGGGAGCTTGTGGTGCGATGTGCCGGAGACGGAGTAGAGGGTCTTGAAGCCTACGAGGAGTTCCGGCCGGAGGTCGTGGTTCTCGACATCATGCTCCCGAAGCTCAGCGGCACGGAGGTGCTCAAGGAGGTGAGGCGTCGCGGCGAGGTAACGCCCGTGATCATGCTCACCGCCCGCGATTCGGTGTCGGACAAGGTGGGGAGCCTCTCGCTCGGAGCCGACGACTACCTGACCAAACCCTTCGACCTTGAGGAGCTCCTCGCCCGGATAGAGGCCGTGATGCGCCGTGCCAGGAGCGAGGACATCCTCAGGGTCCATGACCTTGAGGTAGACCGCGCCGCGCGGGAGGCCCGCCGGGGCTCGCGCAGGCTGGGCCTGACCGCCCGGGAGTACGACCTGCTGGAGTTCCTTGCAAGGAACCGCCGCCGGGTCTTCTCGCGCGAGGCGATCCTCCAGCACGTCTGGGGGCAGGACTTCGCCGCCGGGACGAACGTCGTGGACGTGTACATCGGCTACCTGAGAAAGAAGGTGGACGGAGGTCCGGGCGACTCGAAGCTCATCCACACCGTCCGGGGGGTCGGGTACACGCTCAGGGAGGGTTAG
- a CDS encoding type 1 glutamine amidotransferase: MKLTVHHLYADMMNLYGDRGNVISIKKRAEWRGISVEVVDVGLGESLRPTGLDVFLFGGGQDREQALLAEDLSGSKGRDLRSLSEEGAVILGVCGGYQLMGHHYETATGEKLPGVGLMDLHTEPRKPDEPRLIGNVLVSVELDEKRGELVGFENHGGRTRLGTAEPLGRVVSGFGNNGEDGTEGARKLNTFGTYLHGSLLPKNPWFTDHLIETAVRRKDDSFRLEPLDDTTEVYAFDSIASRLRA; this comes from the coding sequence ATGAAGCTCACGGTGCATCACCTCTACGCGGATATGATGAACCTCTACGGCGACCGGGGGAACGTCATCTCCATAAAGAAGCGCGCCGAGTGGCGGGGCATCTCCGTCGAGGTCGTGGACGTGGGGCTCGGGGAGTCCCTGAGGCCGACGGGCCTCGACGTCTTTCTTTTCGGGGGTGGTCAGGACCGCGAGCAGGCCCTCCTCGCCGAGGACCTCTCCGGCTCCAAGGGACGGGACCTCCGGAGTCTCTCGGAGGAGGGGGCCGTGATCCTCGGGGTCTGCGGCGGCTACCAGCTCATGGGCCACCACTACGAGACCGCGACCGGCGAGAAGCTCCCCGGCGTCGGGCTCATGGACCTCCATACCGAGCCGAGAAAGCCCGACGAGCCGCGTCTGATCGGCAACGTCCTTGTTAGCGTCGAGCTGGACGAGAAGCGCGGGGAGCTCGTCGGCTTCGAGAACCACGGCGGCCGGACCCGCCTCGGGACGGCAGAGCCGCTCGGGCGCGTCGTCTCCGGCTTCGGCAACAACGGCGAGGACGGAACCGAGGGGGCCCGCAAGCTCAACACCTTCGGGACCTACCTGCACGGCTCGCTCCTCCCGAAGAACCCCTGGTTCACCGATCACCTCATCGAGACCGCCGTAAGGAGAAAGGACGACTCCTTCCGCCTCGAACCGCTCGATGACACAACCGA